The Vidua macroura isolate BioBank_ID:100142 chromosome 11, ASM2450914v1, whole genome shotgun sequence genome includes a region encoding these proteins:
- the FAAP24 gene encoding Fanconi anemia core complex-associated protein 24 isoform X2: MTTKANFPVTAGSIVVPYGHVIGNEKWRGSELAQRLQGKVRVIFEDALGLVDFHLSNRTCILLISEADLVAGDEFKRRLVRFRNASSLRGIVIVEKTPISGQYYLGVQKLVVLELGMVLLPVANQGEASQLIIQLIKLCKLPWTEVCILHLSGTNKNQASCLFQHLCFNTEEQSACLLWSSRKKTPYEYVHSNFSGTGNMLGVFKKLAYTVLE; encoded by the exons ATGACAACAAAGGCAAACTTTCCTGTGACAGCGGGATCTATAGTTGTCCCTTACGGGCATGTGATTGGAAATGAGAAGTGGAGAGGGTCAGAGCTAGCCCAAAGGCTACAAG GGAAAGTTAGAGTCATCTTTGAAGATGCCTTGGGACTGGTGGACTTTCATCTTTCAAACAGAACTTGCATTTTACTTATTTCCGAAGCAGATTTGGTTGCAGGGGATGAATTCAAACGAAGATTGGTTAGGTTTAGAAAT GCCAGCAGTCTTAGGGGAATTGTAATCGTAGAGAAAACCCCAATCAGTGGTCAGTACTACCTAGGAGTACAAAAACTTGTTGTACTCGAACTTGGAATGGTGTTGCTTCCTGTGGCCAATCAAGGAGAAGCTTCTCAGCTTATTATTCAACTA ATTAAGCTGTGCAAATTGCCTTGGACAGAAGTCTGTATTTTGCATCTGTCTggaacaaataaaaaccaagcaAGCTGTCTTTTTCAACATCTGTGTTTCAATACGGAAGAGCAATCTGCTTGCTTACTTTGGtcttccagaaagaaaacaccATATGAATATGTGCATAGTAACTTCTCAGGAACTGGAAATATGTTAGGTGTGTTTAAAAAGTTAGCATATACTGTTTTAGAGTAA
- the FAAP24 gene encoding Fanconi anemia core complex-associated protein 24 isoform X1, whose product MTTKANFPVTAGSIVVPYGHVIGNEKWRGSELAQRLQGKVRVIFEDALGLVDFHLSNRTCILLISEADLVAGDEFKRRLVRFRNASSLRGIVIVEKTPISGQYYLGVQKLVVLELGMVLLPVANQGEASQLIIQLVREQSRDGGANPFLGKRRAQLAGAAVLQAVQHIPGVGKAKALLLLQRFGSIHRLCNAAIHELEQALGQAVAQQIYTFLHS is encoded by the exons ATGACAACAAAGGCAAACTTTCCTGTGACAGCGGGATCTATAGTTGTCCCTTACGGGCATGTGATTGGAAATGAGAAGTGGAGAGGGTCAGAGCTAGCCCAAAGGCTACAAG GGAAAGTTAGAGTCATCTTTGAAGATGCCTTGGGACTGGTGGACTTTCATCTTTCAAACAGAACTTGCATTTTACTTATTTCCGAAGCAGATTTGGTTGCAGGGGATGAATTCAAACGAAGATTGGTTAGGTTTAGAAAT GCCAGCAGTCTTAGGGGAATTGTAATCGTAGAGAAAACCCCAATCAGTGGTCAGTACTACCTAGGAGTACAAAAACTTGTTGTACTCGAACTTGGAATGGTGTTGCTTCCTGTGGCCAATCAAGGAGAAGCTTCTCAGCTTATTATTCAACTA GTgcgggagcagagcagggatggcGGCGCCAACCCCTTCCTTGGCAAGCGGCGCGCTCAGCTGGCAGGAGCCGCAGTGCTCCAGGCGGTGCAGCACATCCCCGGCGTTGGCAAAGCAAAAGCTCTGCTCTTACTGCAGCGCTTTGGAAGCATCCATCGGCTTTGTAACGCGGCCATCCACGAGCTTGAGCAAGCGCTTGGACAAGCAGTAGCACAACAAATTTATACTTTTTTGCATTCCTGA